A genome region from Triticum aestivum cultivar Chinese Spring chromosome 2B, IWGSC CS RefSeq v2.1, whole genome shotgun sequence includes the following:
- the LOC123040892 gene encoding DEAD-box ATP-dependent RNA helicase 42 has protein sequence MSSGDDERASRLHHREQDRDHSSSRRRHDKDRDHSSSRHHRDGERERERDRDRDRHHRDKERDREERKALERAEKEREKERERERQRREERHREKKSRRRDEFDDEENEDRERDRKSRRRSSHHHHRDPEPEAALPTRDGEEAERQRKKKKEEDVEAEQRRQKKKMEEDEAEQRRQKKKMEEDEAEQMRQKKKMEEDIEAEQQRLEDEMERRRRRVREWQEKKRREQQEDGAGSAVADGAGKSGMKWSLDGEESDDDGGAGTGAMDVDLPNGGTSSAGMEEDEIDPLDAFMNSIQMPPATTSMESVIAYGDYHEGGMVSNDAAPTGRIMQGDESDSDYNDDPEGESDGAEELINPVIKKTKAEKLVTADHSKIDYQPFRKNFYTEAKDIKEMPAEDAAAYREQLDLKVRGKGIPKPIKTWIQSGLTSKLLGTIKKLGFDKPMAIQAQALPVIMSGRDCIGVAKTGSGKTLAFVLPMLRHVKDQPPAAPGDGPIGLVMAPTRELVVQIYSDIKKFSKAFGVNCVAVYGGCAVAQQISELKRGAEIVVCTPGRMIDILCTSAGKITNLRRVTYLVLDEADRMFDMGFEPQITRIVQNTRPDRQTVLFSATFPRQVETLARRVLAKPVEIQMGGRSVVNRDITQLVEVRPDGERFLRLLELLGEWSAKGKILVFVRAQDKCDSLLKELFQHGYPCLSLHGGKDQNDRESTLADFKSNVCSLLIATSIAARGLDVKDLELVVNYDVTNHYEDYVHRVGRTGRAGRKGCAVTFISDEEERYAPDLVKALELSGQAVPEDLKALADRFMAKVKQGTEKAHGTGYGGSGYKFDHEEDEARQSARRAQGRAHGYEEDEPEPDLDHYEEEEDGGAAALAAPPTMAAPASNAGQPALLPPPAAATQQNIAAAAVNVQSVLARIQAQAAPEHYQAELEINDFPQHARWKVTRRETLAPIEEWTGAAVTTRGTFIPPGQIVGTNERKLYLYIEGPNESSVSKAKAQLKSVVEDCANQALNLPAGKYSVI, from the coding sequence ATGTCGTCCGGCGACGATGAGCGCGCCTCCAGGCTCCACCACCGGGAACAGGACCGCGACcactcctcctcgcgccgccgccacgACAAGGACCGCGACCACTCCTCCTCCCGCCACCACAGGGACGGCGAGCGGGAGCGGGAGCGCGATCGCGATCGCGACCGCCATCACAGAGACAAGGAGCGGGATCGGGAGGAGCGCAAGGCGCTGGAGCGAGCGGAGAAGGAGCgcgagaaggagagggagagggagaggcagcgtCGCGAGGAGCGCCACAGGGAGAAGAAATCGAGGAGGCGGGATGAGTTCGATGATGAGGAGAACGAAGACCGTGAACGCGATCGCAAGAGCCGCCGCCGGTCCTCGCACCACCACCACCGCGATCCGGAGCCGGAGGCAGCGCTGCCTACCAGGGACGGGGAGGAGGCGGAGAGGCagcggaagaagaagaaggaggaagacgTGGAGGCTGAGCAgcggcggcagaagaagaagatggaggaagacgaggccgagcagcggcggcagaaaaagaagatggaggaagacgaggccgagcagatgcggcagaagaagaagatggaggaaGACATTGAGGCCGAGCAGCAGCGGCTCGAGGACGAGATGGAGCGGCGCCGGCGCCGCGTTAGGGAGTGGCAGGAGAAGAAGCGCCGCGAGCAGCAAGAGGACGGTGCCGGTAGTGCTGTGGCTGATGGCGCCGGCAAGTCCGGTATGAAGTGGAGCTTGGACggcgaggagtcggatgacgatgGCGGCGCCGGGACAGGTGCCATGGACGTCGACTTGCCGAACGGAGGAACTAGCAGTGCTGGCATGGAGGAGGACGAGATTGACCCCCTCGATGCGTTCATGAACTCGATACAGATGCCGCCGGCGACAACATCGATGGAGAGCGTGATTGCTTACGGGGACTATCATGAAGGCGGCATGGTCTCCAACGATGCAGCACCAACGGGGAGAATCATGCAAGGGGATGAATCTGACTCAGATTACAACGACGACCCTGAGGGTGAATCAGATGGCGCGGAGGAGCTGATAAACCCTGTTATCAAGAAGACCAAGGCGGAGAAGCTGGTCACCGCCGACCACTCCAAGATCGACTACCAGCCATTCCGGAAGAACTTCTACACGGAGGCCAAGGACATCAAGGAGATGCCGGCCGAGGACGCCGCCGCCTACCGCGAGCAGCTGGACCTCAAGGTGCGCGGCAAAGGCATCCCCAAGCCGATAAAGACGTGGATCCAGAGCGGCCTGACCAGCAAGCTGCTCGGCACCATTAAAAAGCTTGGATTCGACAAGCCGATGGCGATCCAGGCGCAGGCACTGCCGGTGATAATGAGCGGACGCGACTGCATCGGCGTCGCCAAGACCGGGTCCGGCAAGACCCTGGCGTTCGTCCTGCCCATGCTGCGCCACGTCAAGGACCAGCCGCCCGCCGCGCCCGGGGACGGCCCCATCGGGCTCGTCATGGCGCCCACCAGAGAGCTTGTGGTgcagatatactcagacatcaaGAAGTTCTCCAAGGCGTTCGGCGTCAACTGCGTCGCCGTGTACGGGGGCTGCGCCGTCGCCCAGCAGATCAGCGAGCTCAAGCGCGGCGCCGAGATCGTCGTGTGCACGCCGGGCAGGATGATAGACATCCTCTGCACCAGCGCTGGCAAGATCACCAACCTCCGGCGAGTGACCTACCTGGTGCTAGACGAGGCCGACAGGATGTTCGACATGGGCTTCGAGCCCCAGATCACCCGGATCGTCCAGAACACCCGGCCGGACCGGCAGACGGTGCTCTTCTCCGCCACCTTCCCGCGGCAGGTGGAGACGCTGGCGCGCAGGGTGCTGGCCAAGCCCGTGGAGATCCAGATGGGCGGGCGGAGCGTGGTGAACAGGGACATCACGCAGCTGGTCGAGGTGCGGCCGGACGGCGAGAGGTTCCTCAGGCTGCTGGAGCTGCTCGGGGAGTGGTCTGCCAAGGGCAAGATCCTCGTGTTCGTGCGCGCGCAGGACAAGTGCGATTCCCTGCTCAAGGAGCTGTTCCAGCACGGGTACCCCTGCCTCTCTCTCCACGGCGGAAAGGATCAGAACGACCGTGAGTCGACCCTCGCCGACTTCAAGAGCAACGTCTGCAGCCTGCTGATCGCCACCAGTATCGCCGCGAGAGGCTTGGATGTCAAAGATCTCGAGCTTGTTGTCAATTACGATGTCACCAATCACTACGAGGACTATGTTCATCGTGTTGGGCGGACCGGCCGGGCCGGCAGGAAGGGCTGCGCCGTGACGTTCATCTCCGACGAGGAGGAGCGCTACGCGCCGGACCTCGTCAAGGCTCTGGAGCTGTCCGGACAGGCCGTGCCGGAGGACCTGAAAGCCCTGGCGGACCGGTTCATGGCCAAGGTGAAGCAGGGGACGGAGAAGGCACATGGAACAGGCTACGGTGGAAGTGGTTACAAGTTCGATCACGAGGAGGACGAAGCACGACAGTCGGCAAGGAGGGCCCAGGGGAGGGCGCATGGGTACGAGGAGGACGAGCCGGAGCCGGATTTAGACcactacgaggaggaggaagacggaggCGCCGCCGCTCTGGCCGCACCACCCACCATGGCTGCTCCTGCTAGCAATGCCGGCCAGCCAGCATTGCTCCCTCCACCGGCTGCGGCGACACAGCAGAACATCGCCGCTGCTGCAGTGAACGTGCAGAGCGTTCTGGCCAGGATACAGGCGCAGGCAGCTCCGGAGCACTACCAAGCCGAGCTCGAGATCAACGACTTCCCACAGCACGCGCGCTGGAAGGTCACCCGGAGGGAGACGCTGGCGCCCATCGAGGAGTGGACCGGCGCGGCGGTC